Below is a window of Chryseobacterium arthrosphaerae DNA.
AGAAGCCAGAAAGCACCTCCCTGAATTTGTAGCTCTGGCAGAGACACAGCGCAGGTTAGGCATTCAATATGAGCACAATATGATTGAAGAAGTGAAACTCCCTACAACAAAATTCACTTTCAACGAAGAAGACGGGACGCCCATGGCAGATAAAGCTGAAATTGAAGTGATTAAGAAACAGATGGGACTTGCGGAAGGGAAGTACTATGATGTAAAAACCGTCAACGAAGCAATAGACAGGGTTTTTGGAATGAGACAGTACGTCAAAGTGTATTATACCTATACCAATACCGGGGATGCGCTTACCATGAATATTTTTGTGAAAAGAGCTAAGAAAGGGGCCTTTAAGCTTGCCCTGCATTATGATACTGAACAGTCTGTCGGGATTATTGTCAACTATACCTACAGGAATATCATTCTGAACAGGTCCAGATTTTTGGCAACGGTTGACATTTCAGAGCGTTTTAAAGCAAGACTGGCCTATCAGCAGTTCTTAGACAGCGGAGAGCGTTTATGGCTGGATCTGGAGGCTAAAATGATCCATCTTAAGAGTAATGATCTTAACTTTAGGCTGTACGATGTAGGAAATGAGAGCAGCAGTGATAATTTTCCTAACCATATGTACCGTAATATAACCGGTAAAATTGCCCTGAATTATAATATAAGCCCGAATGCTGTGATTTCCCTGGGTACGGAATTCAGTACAGAAAGAATGTACAGTTTGCTGGATAAGGTAGATCAGGCCAAAATAGACAACTACAGTAAAAAGCTTTACAATCACAGCAATTTTAATACGTTCCTGAAATTCGAACAGAATAATCTTAATAAAAGATATTTCTTCACAAAAGGAAACCATCTGCAGGTAAGCACAAGATTCTATTATGGTGACCGGTATGACCTGTATGATCTGAATACGGTACAGCCATTGCTTTATCCCATATTAAATCCTGAAGAACCTTATTATTATCAGCCTAAGAATCTGGTTGCTTTTACGTTAAATGAAAACTTTGCCTATCCTGTCACAAGAAGGCTTGCTGCCAAAGTTAATTTGTTTCTTGGAACAAGCTTCGGCTCTAAGAAAGAAGAAAGGGTTCCTTATCTTTTTCTGAACCAGAAATACAACCTGGGGGGAAGCGAATATAATTATGACCTGCTAAGCCCGGAATTCAACGGTCTCAGACAGAAAGAACTGCCTATGACCTCTGTAGCGAAAGCAGGGATATCATTTCAGTACAGAATCATGAAAAGACTGTATCTTACCCCTTCATTCAGCTATGGTAAAGTAAGTGAAGAATATTCTCCGTTTGATAACAGTTTTGATATGTTCGGCTACGGAGTCAATCTGGGATATGAATCTCTTTTAGGGCCAATAAGTCTTAATATTTCAAGAAACAATCAGCTTGATTTCTCACGGATCTATTTCAGTATCGGCTTTAAATTCTAAGCATGATTCAAAGAAACGTTTTAAATTAAAAGTTTACATAAATAATTTTGTTGGTTTATAATCAGTATGTTGTATTTATAAAATGATGGTGGATTTTTCGTTTGGTATTAAATGAAAAAGCACTCCATTGCTGAAGTGCCAAAAATTAACTTGAAATGATATTATAGAAAATGAAATAGTGTTCTGTCTTTTATAATTTTACTTTTTTATGAATAATTTTTCCGTTGGTAAGGGTCAGCTGTACCACATATACGCCGGATTCAAGGCTGGATGATTCAAATACAGGCTTATTGATTTCCTGCTGAACAACCAGTGCACCTGAAATGCTGTAAATGCTGATATTTCTGATATCACTATTTGCTTTCACCTTAATCTGTCTGTTTTGCGTGAAGATATCTGTATTACTTTCTGTTATCTGATCTGATATTGCTTTCCTGAATTGGAGATTATAGAATGGGGTTGCCACTTCAAAAGTATAGTTTTTACCCTCCAGATCCTGCAGACTGATGCCTCCGGTTTCTCTGTACTGCTCATTGGAAACCGTTTTAACCAGATTTTTATTTTCGTCGAAAATATAGACTGCAGTAAGCTCTTCCTGATCAGTTTTTAACTTTAAAACCGCATTGTTCTCGGATTGTACGATTTCGTTTTCTGCAATCTCTTTGGGGGTAGCTTTGATGTAAGGAATTATTTTATTTTCATTGTTTTCCGATACTTTCAAAAGATAGACTCCGTCTTTCAAAGACGATAAACTTCGTTCACCGGCTGATCTTTTTTCTGTTTTTTCTTTATTAAAATCAGTGATTTCAAGCAGCTGCATATTTCCAAGATCCGGTTTGATCTGGGAAGAAGATAGAGTGGGTTCTTCAGTCGGAGTTGTTGCAACCTGCTTTCCAAAGATAGAACCTGCTATAGCCCACTGATTGAGCAGTCCGCCGCTTCTCAGGGTATTAAACTTGGCATTGGAAGCCAGGGTAAACGGTACAATGCCGCCTACATGGCCTATAGGTCCCCAGTAAAAAGAATCCAGCTTATATTTGTTCAGGTCCCACCACGGATAGTATCCCCGCTGAACGTCAATCGTTTTAGAAGTATTTTCAGGTGGAATGGCCAGGTCTACTGTAGAATGCCCAAGCGTCATAGGAGTTTTATTGTACCAGTCGTAGACATCTTTAGGCTTCAGGCATTGTCTGAATTTATGGTTGGGATTATTGGTGACATCATTCACAAAATTAGTGGTGAATAGCTTTCTCCAGATCACAGGCCCCCAAAGCAGGCCTCCGTTGTCCTGTACTACATGATAGTTGTATCGATCCAGATACTCGGCAGAAATAACTTCTGAAATATCATTAGTATAGGCTTGATATCCTGTATTATTGCAGCTGTGAAGAACATTGGCCAGAAATGAGCTGAACGGATAGATATCCTTTTCTAATACCCCTTTCTTTAAAGTTGTTTCCGACATATCATAAGGGCCGTCACCCATGTAGGCATATCTGAATTTTATATTGTCCGGGTTGGAAATACTTAATCTTTTGAGTGTAGACATGGCAGCGTGTGCCCCCTGCGAATAGCCGGCCAGAAAGTATTCATCATAACGCTTTACATTCAGTTGTGCCAAAGCTTTATTGGCAGCTGTAATGAAATCAATAGTGGCTCCGGCTTCTGTTGCGTAGTCTACATAAGGGTGAGTTCCTTCACCAGTACCCATCCCTACATAGTCAGGGGCCATTAAAATATAACCGTTCAGCACGTAAGAAAGCTCCACAACAAATCCTGCAGTAAGGGCTCCTTTGAAATTGGAAGGAACATTATGCCTGCTGTCGGTAGTTCCGTGATCAGAGACAACGGTAGACAGCTTGAATCCTACATTGGGATACATCAGAAGTCCGGTAGCTTTTACAAGAACATTGTTTTCATTTTTGGTGTAGTACGTTATTTTATAGCCTTTCAACCCAACATTGAAACTATTGAGGTAACTTACAAAATCCGGTGCGTTCTGCTCACCCAGATTATTGGCAATGAAATTGACAACTCCCTGCGGGGTCAAATCCAGTTTCTGTTCAGCGCTTACCAGATCCCCTGCCTGTTGGGCAAAATAGAAGGGAGCAGTAAGTCCTATTAAAAAAGTTGTGATTTTCTTCATGTAGTGAATTTTTATTAACGTCAAGGTAATAACTTTATTAAATTCACAAAAATATTATGACATTAATAATTATTCATTGAATATCAATTCTCCGGAAAGTGAGTAAAATAAAAGAGTCTGATCCGAAGACCAGACTCTTGATGCTGTATTTTTCTTTTTCTTAGAAAGCGTTGATACCTGTAATGTCTAAACCGGTGATCAGTAAGTGAACGTCGTGAGTTCCTTCATACGTAATCACAGACTCCAGGTTGGCAGCGTGTCTCATCATCGGGAATTCACCCATGATTCCCATACCTCCAAGAATCTGTCTTGATTCTCTTGCGATGTCAATAGCCATTTTTACGTTGTTACGCTTAGCCATTGAGATTTGTGCAGGAGTTGCTTTATGATCATTCTTAAGGTTTCCTAACTGAAGGCATAATAACTGAGCTTTGGTGATCTCCGTTAAGAACTCAGCTAATTTTTTCTGTTGAAGCTGGTAAGAACCAATAGGTTTTCCAAACTGTTTTCTTTCTTTAGAATACTGAACAGCTGTACAGTAACAGTCGATAGCCGCACCGATTACTCCCCATGAAATTCCATATCTTGCAGAATTCAGACAGGAAAGAGGTCCTTTCAGTCCAGTAACCCCCGGAAGAAGGTTTTCTTTAGGTACCTTTACGTCATTGAATACCAGTTCCCCGGTTTTGGAAGCTCTTAAGCTCCATTTATTGTGTGTTTCCGGAGTTGTGAAGCCTTCCATTCCTCTTTCAACGATCAATCCCTGTACTTTTCCCTCCTCATTCTTTGCCCATACTACGGCAATATCGCAAAGAGGAGAGTTGGTGATCCACATTTTAGCACCGTTCAAAAGATAATGATCACCCATATCTTTAAAATAGGTTTCCATAGAGCCCGGATCAGAACCGTGGTTAGGCTCAGTCAATCCAAAAGATCCTATCATTTCTCCTGCAGCAAGCTTAGGAAGATATTTCTTTTTCTGTTCTTCAGATCCAAATTCATTAATCGGGAACATGACCAGAGAGCTCTGTACTGAAGCAGCAGAACGTACTGCAGAATCTCCTCTTTCCAACTCCTGCATGATAAGACCGTAAGAAATCTGGTCTAATCCTGAACCACCATATTCAACAGGAATATAAGGTCCTAAAGCCCCGATTTTCCCTAATTCTCTCATAAGGCCAGGAAGATCTGTATGATTTTGAGCTGCCTGATCAATCTGCGGCATTACAAAACTTTCCACCCAGTCTCTTACAGATTGGCGGATCAGTTTGTGTTCTTCAGTAAGTAAAGCATCAATTCCATAATAATCAGGGATGCTTGTAAGAGGATAATATGACATGATTTTTTGATTTTGTTAAAAATAACATTTTTCGTGGTGTCTGGAAAATTTTTTTGAAAACTTATCTTTACGCTGGTTTTCAAAGAGATAATGCATGATTTTCCTGTTTAATGGAGAAAATCTGTATTTTAAACCTCCTCATCATTGGAGATCGGGTACTGGTTGACAGCGTTGTGAACCTTGGTTTTGAATTTATACAGGTAGGGCGCTTTGTTGGCAGAGCCGTCGTAAAGCTTCTCCAGCCTGTCGAGAATATTTAAGCTTAAGATTTTTCTCTGGAAATTGTTTCTTCTGAATTTCTGCCCTAAAATGGTTTCGTAAAGAGCCTGAAGGTCTTTCATCGTAAACTTTTCCGGAAGCAGATTACTGGCTGCCACTTCCGTATTGATGTTCATCCGCAGATATTCCAGGCCGGTTTCTATGATCCTGTCGTGGTCAAAAGCCATTTTAGGCAGTTTATTCACTTCAAACCATTCACAGCTTTCGTTGAAAGCATCAGGAAAAGTATCCGCTATTGAAAAATCAATAAGGCTGCAGTAGCCTACCGTGATGAATCTCTGAAAAATCCAGTGATCTTCCGGAACTTCTATTCCTTTGTTTTTCAGAAGAATCTGATGTACATTGTTCTCGGTACGGTCTATTCTTCCGAAGGTATGAAACTGTTTTAAGAATAAATCTTTAAGATGCGTTCTTTCATACAAAACCCTTGCTGCAGCTTCACGAAGGTCTTCATCATTGAAAACAAAACCACCGGGAAGTGACCACAGGTCCAGATCATGATACTTGAGAAGCAGTACTTTCAGAATATTATTATGAAAGCCGAATATGGTGCAGTCTACCGAAATATGGGCTACGAAATCTTTGGTGTCAATAAGTTCCCGAAGTGTTTCTTTGCTTTTTGTGTCTTTGATTTTCATGGCAGTAAAAATAAAACTATTTTCTAAATTTTCCTTTTTGCGAGATTAAAATACACTAAACTAATCACAAAAAGAAGAATAATACAGGATAAAATATACAGCGGATAAAAGTTGAGCATCTGTTTTCCGAACAGTACAGCCATGATAATGGAGCTTACAGAACTGCCCAGGGAGGAGAAAATGACGATAAGGGAGGTGAAAAGATTGACTTTTTCTTTATCAACCTGTGCAATCATCTTTGAGTTGATAACAGGGTAGAGCGGCGAGAGGAATAAGCCTATCACCGGAAATAAAAAAAGAATAAGCCTTGAATCTTCAGAGTCGAAATACTGTATACCTACAATGGTTATCAGCAAAAGGGTAATGAAAATCATACAGGTAATATAATATCCAGGAAGTGAGAATCTTCTGATGATATTGGCCGTTACTGTTCTTCCTGCATAGGAAAACAGCGACAGGAAAGAAGTGGCCTGAAGCGCAAAAAAAGAATTTACCTTCAGATGGTTTTTATAGAAAGAAGGCAGCCATGAATTGAATCCCTGTTCCACAAAGACAATACAGAAGATCACTGCCAGAAATAATGCCACCGCCGGAGTGGTAAATCCTGAAAGCTCTGAGAAGATATTTTTATTTTCCAAAGGCTGGGCCTCTGAAATAGGGGCTTTTGAAAGAAGGAAAATGGTGATGGCAGACAAAACGGCGATCAGTAAAAAACCAAACTTCCAGAATTCGGAATACGGGCTGGAGATCAGCCACCCAAAGCCGGTATTCACCACAAAAATTCCGA
It encodes the following:
- a CDS encoding MFS transporter, whose product is MTVRLSKISLPLKLTFLIFSMVLNCMGLIILQLADANITYGELGFLESFKDLPIAFISLFAVSFINKTGAKKALILALAIVGVCSCLLPFVEVFWFYKLWFAIIGACFAIGKICVFGIIRNNISDEKSLAKTMNSVEASFMIGIFVVNTGFGWLISSPYSEFWKFGFLLIAVLSAITIFLLSKAPISEAQPLENKNIFSELSGFTTPAVALFLAVIFCIVFVEQGFNSWLPSFYKNHLKVNSFFALQATSFLSLFSYAGRTVTANIIRRFSLPGYYITCMIFITLLLITIVGIQYFDSEDSRLILFLFPVIGLFLSPLYPVINSKMIAQVDKEKVNLFTSLIVIFSSLGSSVSSIIMAVLFGKQMLNFYPLYILSCIILLFVISLVYFNLAKRKI
- a CDS encoding T9SS type A sorting domain-containing protein, which produces MKKITTFLIGLTAPFYFAQQAGDLVSAEQKLDLTPQGVVNFIANNLGEQNAPDFVSYLNSFNVGLKGYKITYYTKNENNVLVKATGLLMYPNVGFKLSTVVSDHGTTDSRHNVPSNFKGALTAGFVVELSYVLNGYILMAPDYVGMGTGEGTHPYVDYATEAGATIDFITAANKALAQLNVKRYDEYFLAGYSQGAHAAMSTLKRLSISNPDNIKFRYAYMGDGPYDMSETTLKKGVLEKDIYPFSSFLANVLHSCNNTGYQAYTNDISEVISAEYLDRYNYHVVQDNGGLLWGPVIWRKLFTTNFVNDVTNNPNHKFRQCLKPKDVYDWYNKTPMTLGHSTVDLAIPPENTSKTIDVQRGYYPWWDLNKYKLDSFYWGPIGHVGGIVPFTLASNAKFNTLRSGGLLNQWAIAGSIFGKQVATTPTEEPTLSSSQIKPDLGNMQLLEITDFNKEKTEKRSAGERSLSSLKDGVYLLKVSENNENKIIPYIKATPKEIAENEIVQSENNAVLKLKTDQEELTAVYIFDENKNLVKTVSNEQYRETGGISLQDLEGKNYTFEVATPFYNLQFRKAISDQITESNTDIFTQNRQIKVKANSDIRNISIYSISGALVVQQEINKPVFESSSLESGVYVVQLTLTNGKIIHKKVKL
- a CDS encoding acyl-CoA dehydrogenase family protein; amino-acid sequence: MSYYPLTSIPDYYGIDALLTEEHKLIRQSVRDWVESFVMPQIDQAAQNHTDLPGLMRELGKIGALGPYIPVEYGGSGLDQISYGLIMQELERGDSAVRSAASVQSSLVMFPINEFGSEEQKKKYLPKLAAGEMIGSFGLTEPNHGSDPGSMETYFKDMGDHYLLNGAKMWITNSPLCDIAVVWAKNEEGKVQGLIVERGMEGFTTPETHNKWSLRASKTGELVFNDVKVPKENLLPGVTGLKGPLSCLNSARYGISWGVIGAAIDCYCTAVQYSKERKQFGKPIGSYQLQQKKLAEFLTEITKAQLLCLQLGNLKNDHKATPAQISMAKRNNVKMAIDIARESRQILGGMGIMGEFPMMRHAANLESVITYEGTHDVHLLITGLDITGINAF
- a CDS encoding patatin-like phospholipase family protein; this translates as MKKILIFLAVVVSLIIKSQQKNDSLNLALQNVTKDTRFGLALSGGGAKGFAHIGILKMIDSLGIKVDYITGTSMGGILGGLYAMGYNADQLKHTIYKVDWNRILSNKIPYNKVNISEKDEYDKYILEFPVVKGIPTLPSSYIEGQYMGEVLNTLTFNAKHINDFSKLRIPVELTSSDIENGGLIMQKQGSLPLAIRSTLAIPAAFAPVYIDGKLLVDGGLDRNYPANEVREMGADFVIGGYTGFRLFTKKEIENPMKMIYQTHAIRSVEDFKHQKELSNILVDFVDPLGDITTKDFARYRKIIKIGEIEARKHLPEFVALAETQRRLGIQYEHNMIEEVKLPTTKFTFNEEDGTPMADKAEIEVIKKQMGLAEGKYYDVKTVNEAIDRVFGMRQYVKVYYTYTNTGDALTMNIFVKRAKKGAFKLALHYDTEQSVGIIVNYTYRNIILNRSRFLATVDISERFKARLAYQQFLDSGERLWLDLEAKMIHLKSNDLNFRLYDVGNESSSDNFPNHMYRNITGKIALNYNISPNAVISLGTEFSTERMYSLLDKVDQAKIDNYSKKLYNHSNFNTFLKFEQNNLNKRYFFTKGNHLQVSTRFYYGDRYDLYDLNTVQPLLYPILNPEEPYYYQPKNLVAFTLNENFAYPVTRRLAAKVNLFLGTSFGSKKEERVPYLFLNQKYNLGGSEYNYDLLSPEFNGLRQKELPMTSVAKAGISFQYRIMKRLYLTPSFSYGKVSEEYSPFDNSFDMFGYGVNLGYESLLGPISLNISRNNQLDFSRIYFSIGFKF
- a CDS encoding NUDIX hydrolase, with amino-acid sequence MKIKDTKSKETLRELIDTKDFVAHISVDCTIFGFHNNILKVLLLKYHDLDLWSLPGGFVFNDEDLREAAARVLYERTHLKDLFLKQFHTFGRIDRTENNVHQILLKNKGIEVPEDHWIFQRFITVGYCSLIDFSIADTFPDAFNESCEWFEVNKLPKMAFDHDRIIETGLEYLRMNINTEVAASNLLPEKFTMKDLQALYETILGQKFRRNNFQRKILSLNILDRLEKLYDGSANKAPYLYKFKTKVHNAVNQYPISNDEEV